The Victivallis lenta genome includes the window TTTGACTATGGGAGAGTAGCACGGTGCCGGGAATTTTTTTACCCGCCTTGACGTTTCGCACACGTTAAGGCGGGTCTTTTTTTGGCGCGGAACAGGACGCTCGTCCCACTGGCGCACCATGGCTTCGAAAAGGGAAGGCGCACCCCCCCCTTCCGGGGCGCCGTCTTTCTGCGCATTCGCGCTGCAGACCCGACCGGCTCACCAGCCGAATCTTCGAGTCGGTTTGTGAGCCCGCCGGTACGCACGCTGCCTTGACGCGCGGACAGGCGGACTTCGCTGCTATTCGATGATGCGTTCGAGTTTATTTTTTCCTCTTTTTCGTTAGTTCATGAAATAAACGTCGAAAAGGTTCTTATTTTCATGATTTTATCCGGGAGACTCTTGGCTTTTTGCATTATCTTTGTCATATTTTATAGCGAAAACAAGGTGTCAAGACAATGCAGAAAACATTTACCATTCGTGATATCGCGACCCGGGCCGGTGTCTCTCTCGGTACCGTCAGCCGGGTGATGAACAATGCGATCAACGTTGATCCTGAACTTCGGGAACGTACGCTCTCCGTCATGCGGGAATTTCACTATGTGCCGTTGCGGCGTCCGCGGAAAAACTCCCGGCGAAACCTGGCCGAGGGTGGACGCGTCGCCATCCTGTTTTTCGATATGCAGTTCCATTGGGAGGACTCCTTCCCGGCCCGCTCCTGTGCGGAGGGAATTTCAGAAATCTGCCGGATTTACGGTGTCAGACCGGACTTTTTCACACTGCTCGACTGCAGCGATGAAAAATTATTCCGGCATCTTTCCGAATTTGATGGAATTCTGGTCAAGCACAATTTCCGCCACGGTGACGAACGACTCCGCCGGATTGGGGAATTGGCGGAAAAGGTGCCGATGGTCTGGTTCGGCGTCAACGGGTTCAACCGTCGCTTTCCGAACGTGGTTCTCGACAACCATGCAGCCGGAGCACTTGCCGCGGAGGAACTGATCCGGCGCGGACACCGCGTGATCGCCTTTATCAGTACCGATCCGGATCACGGAATGTTCGCACAGCGGGCGGAGGGATTCCGGGAGGCGATGGCGGCTCGGGGACTCTGGCGGAGCGCGCTCTTTTTCGAAGAAAAATTCTCCACTGTTTCCTCGCCAAATCCCGATCCGATTCCGCCGCTGCTCGGCCGGACGCTCGGCCGGATCTTGGCATACCCGGAGAAGGTCACCGCTGCCGTTGTCACCAATGACTGGGGTTGTGTCGGTCTCTATCGCGCCTGCGGAGAACGCGGTTTACGGATTCCGGAAGAGCTGAGTATAATCGGCTTCGACAACCAGATTCCGGTCTGCTGCAGCCTGAAACCGCCGCTTGCCAGCATTGAAAATCCGCTGGTCGATATCGGCCGGACTGCCATGGCGGAACTTCTGCAGAGGATCGATGCGAAGCACCGGAAACTGACGCTTCCGCCTAGTGTCCGGTTGCTTTCCGGTACTTTGATTGAACGCGGATCGCTCCGCTCGCTGTGAATGATAACCAACCCGGAAAGGATTGTTAAGATGAAATATCGCTGTTTTACCCTTATCGAACTTCTGGTCGTGATTGCGATCATCGCGATTCTCGCCTCAATGTTGCTGCCCGCGCTGAATCGGGCGCGGGAACGGGCACAACTCAGCAGCTGTCTCAGTAATCTGAAGCAGCTCGGCTATGCCTGCACTTCTTATCTTGCCGACAATGATGAATACTGGTTCCCGCTGGGAGTTGCGCACAGTGCTGACCGTTGGCCGAACAAGCTGGTTCCCCATCTCGGCGGAGACAGAAAGGTTTTCAAATGTCCCTCGGAAAAAAGCGAAGGCGAAGTTTCGTATGCGTATAACAACTACTTCCGTCTCAAGACGCGCATGAAGGATTCAATCATTGACCCTCGACTGCGTTCCCGGGTGCTGGTGCTCGCCGATGCGGCGCCGCAGAAAACGACCGCTGCCGACGGTTCTCTTCATGGCGGCTGGGTCAACGATATGAATCCGGGTTATGGCTTTTTCGACCTGACCACCGGAGAATCGCTTTCCGGTCACGTTGTTAAATGGAATATCCTGTATGCCGATACTCATGCGGCGACCGTTACCCATGTACAGAGCTTTCCGACCGAGTTTCCGCAGGAACGGCTCGACTGGCCGCTCTATATGAAGCCCCGCTTCGGCTGGCCCTGGAATTGAGGAGGAAAACCGGTTATGCGAAAGAGATTTCTGATTCTTTTTACCGCCTGTTGCGTCATGCTTGCTGGAGCGGCGGAGTTTCGTTGGGATTTTTCCCGCTCCGGCGACGGCTGCACAGGCCGGGCAGTCCTGCCGCCCGTCG containing:
- a CDS encoding LacI family DNA-binding transcriptional regulator, with the protein product MQKTFTIRDIATRAGVSLGTVSRVMNNAINVDPELRERTLSVMREFHYVPLRRPRKNSRRNLAEGGRVAILFFDMQFHWEDSFPARSCAEGISEICRIYGVRPDFFTLLDCSDEKLFRHLSEFDGILVKHNFRHGDERLRRIGELAEKVPMVWFGVNGFNRRFPNVVLDNHAAGALAAEELIRRGHRVIAFISTDPDHGMFAQRAEGFREAMAARGLWRSALFFEEKFSTVSSPNPDPIPPLLGRTLGRILAYPEKVTAAVVTNDWGCVGLYRACGERGLRIPEELSIIGFDNQIPVCCSLKPPLASIENPLVDIGRTAMAELLQRIDAKHRKLTLPPSVRLLSGTLIERGSLRSL
- a CDS encoding type II secretion system protein, with amino-acid sequence MKYRCFTLIELLVVIAIIAILASMLLPALNRARERAQLSSCLSNLKQLGYACTSYLADNDEYWFPLGVAHSADRWPNKLVPHLGGDRKVFKCPSEKSEGEVSYAYNNYFRLKTRMKDSIIDPRLRSRVLVLADAAPQKTTAADGSLHGGWVNDMNPGYGFFDLTTGESLSGHVVKWNILYADTHAATVTHVQSFPTEFPQERLDWPLYMKPRFGWPWN